In Streptomyces sp. NBC_01717, one DNA window encodes the following:
- a CDS encoding NAD-binding protein, whose amino-acid sequence MTSTLHLQTGLGARSEHMVICGDDGLARRLATELDAVCGEAVTVVLPSRRDAHGAEIAALHRDPHSPIELLVAAHLDEQTLRAAGVQRAAALALTYADDQVNVTAALLARGLNPSIRLVIRMFNRERGRHLERLLDRAAAEARAGSDDDPRPDMSTTVLSDADTAVPELVAAAAVGYGHTLQVEGKVFRGVVRAAGAPPRSTDLATLAVLSGAHRDDPASDDSPETPGDDGTQLLPDTRTAYHRQFTHGRLMLEEVTHHHAPEPAARERRARVGGWLRARLAHLPWRVFLSREVIAVFGALAAIVVALTVATALFAHEHPWWKNVYLPLLDIFTMGDPATDETAARRVLQLFAGFVGLAVLPLVVAATMNATEAFRTASVGLPPADDLTDHIVVVGLGKIGTRVLAQLCTTDHKVVAVERDPHARGVALARELDVPLVLEDAGAPGVLDRARIRHSKSLLVLTRDDSENLDIVMAARETTPSVRVVMRLYDDDFAATVQRTLRASYPQAPTRSRSVSALAAPSFAAAMMGRHVLGVMPVERGSLLFTVVDVAGHPELEGRSIHQAFREHEWRVLAVGSALAQPTPSSTDTLTGIRLRRPGFDWRPSHGRVLRAGDRVVLATTRRGLDILMTGVQPHPTDRRG is encoded by the coding sequence GTGACGTCAACTCTTCATCTTCAAACGGGACTCGGTGCCCGCTCCGAGCACATGGTGATCTGCGGCGACGACGGGCTCGCGCGTCGGCTCGCCACCGAACTGGACGCCGTGTGCGGCGAGGCCGTCACCGTCGTACTGCCGTCACGAAGGGACGCGCACGGCGCCGAGATCGCCGCGCTGCACCGCGACCCGCACTCGCCCATCGAGCTGCTGGTGGCGGCACACCTGGACGAACAGACCCTGCGGGCCGCGGGCGTACAGCGTGCCGCGGCCCTCGCGCTGACCTACGCCGACGACCAGGTCAACGTGACCGCGGCGTTGCTGGCCCGAGGCCTCAACCCCTCCATACGCCTGGTCATCCGCATGTTCAACCGCGAGCGCGGACGCCATCTGGAACGCCTCCTGGACCGCGCGGCCGCCGAGGCCAGGGCCGGAAGCGACGACGATCCCCGGCCGGACATGTCGACCACGGTGCTGTCCGACGCCGACACCGCCGTGCCGGAGCTGGTGGCCGCAGCCGCGGTGGGCTACGGCCACACCCTGCAGGTCGAGGGCAAGGTGTTCCGCGGTGTCGTACGAGCCGCGGGCGCGCCGCCCCGGTCGACCGATCTGGCCACACTGGCCGTGCTCTCCGGCGCGCACCGGGACGACCCGGCGAGCGACGACAGCCCCGAGACACCGGGCGACGACGGCACCCAGCTGCTGCCGGACACCCGCACGGCCTACCACCGGCAGTTCACACACGGCCGGCTGATGCTCGAAGAGGTCACCCACCACCACGCGCCCGAGCCGGCCGCCCGGGAGCGGCGTGCCCGCGTCGGCGGCTGGCTGAGGGCGCGGCTCGCGCATCTGCCGTGGAGGGTCTTCCTCTCCCGCGAGGTCATCGCCGTCTTCGGCGCGCTGGCCGCGATCGTCGTTGCGCTCACGGTCGCCACGGCGTTGTTCGCGCATGAGCACCCTTGGTGGAAGAACGTCTACCTGCCCTTGCTGGACATCTTCACCATGGGTGATCCGGCCACCGACGAGACGGCGGCCCGCCGGGTGCTGCAACTGTTCGCGGGCTTCGTCGGACTCGCCGTGCTCCCGCTCGTCGTGGCCGCGACCATGAACGCCACCGAGGCGTTCCGGACCGCCTCCGTCGGTCTCCCGCCCGCCGACGACCTCACCGACCACATCGTCGTGGTCGGTCTCGGAAAGATCGGCACCCGTGTGCTCGCTCAGCTGTGCACCACCGACCACAAGGTCGTGGCCGTCGAACGGGACCCGCACGCGCGCGGCGTCGCCCTCGCCCGCGAACTCGACGTACCGCTGGTTCTGGAGGACGCCGGAGCGCCAGGTGTCCTCGACCGGGCGCGCATCCGGCACAGCAAGTCGCTGCTGGTGCTCACCCGCGACGACAGCGAGAACCTCGACATCGTGATGGCCGCACGCGAGACCACCCCGAGTGTGCGAGTGGTGATGCGGCTGTACGACGACGACTTCGCGGCCACTGTCCAGCGCACCCTGCGCGCCTCCTACCCTCAGGCCCCCACTCGCAGCCGCAGTGTCTCGGCGCTCGCCGCACCGTCCTTCGCCGCCGCGATGATGGGCCGTCATGTTCTGGGGGTGATGCCGGTCGAGCGCGGCTCGCTGCTGTTCACCGTGGTGGACGTGGCCGGGCATCCGGAGCTCGAAGGACGCTCGATCCACCAGGCGTTCCGGGAACACGAGTGGCGGGTCCTGGCCGTCGGTTCGGCCTTGGCCCAGCCCACGCCG